One Chloroflexota bacterium DNA window includes the following coding sequences:
- a CDS encoding zinc ribbon domain-containing protein: MAEDTLECANCGNANPAWAQICRSCGAPLTAAAVAAAAEAAVLTQGSLIAIGAALGTIALAVVIGLVLGGILPPAPPVAAATPTPSATVEPTAEPTPDPSGGSPDPSASVGPILPGTLTFGLGLNVDTQRVTNPTDTFTPGTTFAHSIELTAPFGVTQLGEEVARINEDGSETIVITTENQVDLQDPNATVDGFTVPTNALLDALGAGTYVMRVYRGTELLAQGTFILAE, from the coding sequence ATGGCCGAGGACACGCTGGAGTGCGCCAACTGCGGTAACGCCAACCCGGCTTGGGCCCAGATCTGCCGCTCCTGCGGCGCGCCGCTGACCGCCGCCGCGGTGGCTGCGGCGGCTGAGGCAGCAGTCCTGACCCAGGGATCACTGATTGCCATTGGCGCGGCGCTCGGAACGATTGCGCTGGCGGTGGTGATCGGCCTCGTCCTCGGCGGCATCCTGCCCCCGGCGCCCCCGGTGGCGGCGGCCACCCCAACGCCTTCGGCCACCGTGGAGCCGACCGCCGAGCCCACGCCCGACCCCAGCGGCGGCTCTCCCGACCCGTCGGCCAGCGTCGGGCCGATCCTGCCCGGCACGTTGACCTTCGGGTTGGGCCTCAACGTCGACACCCAGCGGGTGACGAACCCGACCGACACGTTTACGCCGGGCACGACGTTCGCCCACTCCATCGAGCTGACGGCGCCGTTCGGGGTGACCCAACTCGGGGAGGAGGTGGCCCGCATCAACGAGGACGGGTCCGAGACAATCGTCATCACGACCGAGAATCAGGTGGACCTGCAGGACCCGAATGCCACCGTCGACGGGTTCACGGTGCCGACCAACGCCCTCCTGGACGCGCTGGGCGCGGGGACCTATGTGATGCGAGTGTACCGAGGCACGGAGCTGCTGGCCCAGGGCACCTTCATCCTGGCCGAGTAG
- a CDS encoding carbon-nitrogen hydrolase family protein has product MTAPRRQDGRLTVALVSEVFWEPDGLGRLDERLDEAARRGADVALLPELPLHPWRPATTQAVDEDAEPMGGPRMTAQAAAAGRAGIGLVGGIIHRDADGRRTSRALVFDAGGELLSTFEKLHLPEEPGFWETSHYEPGSAVARPIGAFGMPIGIQICSDTNRPEGSHLLGALGAEAILVPRASEEKTYQRWKVVFRANALTSAAYVLSVNRPYPEAGILLGGPSVAVDPSGFALVETTDRLALVTLEHDVIAKARTAYPGYLPVRARLYADAWAEVEATPTRPG; this is encoded by the coding sequence CGCGGCGCCAGGACGGGCGTCTGACCGTCGCACTCGTCAGCGAGGTCTTCTGGGAGCCGGACGGGCTGGGCCGTCTCGACGAGCGGCTGGACGAGGCCGCCCGACGGGGAGCGGACGTGGCGCTCCTGCCGGAGCTGCCCCTGCATCCCTGGCGACCGGCCACCACCCAGGCCGTGGACGAAGACGCGGAGCCGATGGGCGGGCCCCGGATGACGGCCCAGGCGGCGGCGGCGGGGCGAGCCGGGATCGGCCTGGTGGGCGGGATCATCCACCGCGACGCCGATGGGCGCCGGACCAGCCGGGCGCTCGTCTTCGATGCCGGAGGCGAGCTGCTGTCCACCTTCGAGAAGCTTCATCTGCCCGAGGAGCCCGGCTTCTGGGAGACGAGCCACTACGAGCCCGGCAGCGCCGTGGCGCGACCCATCGGCGCCTTTGGCATGCCGATCGGGATCCAGATCTGCTCCGACACGAATCGGCCCGAGGGCTCGCACCTGCTCGGCGCGCTCGGGGCCGAGGCCATCCTCGTCCCGCGCGCCAGCGAAGAGAAGACCTACCAGCGCTGGAAGGTCGTCTTCCGGGCCAACGCCCTGACGTCGGCCGCCTACGTTCTATCCGTCAACCGACCGTACCCGGAGGCCGGGATCCTGCTGGGCGGGCCCTCGGTCGCCGTCGACCCCAGCGGGTTCGCGTTGGTGGAGACGACGGATCGGCTGGCCCTCGTCACTCTCGAGCACGACGTGATCGCCAAGGCCCGTACCGCGTACCCGGGCTACCTGCCCGTTCGAGCCCGTCTGTATGCGGATGCCTGGGCGGAGGTGGAGGCGACGCCTACTCGGCCAGGATGA